The segment ACTTTGTACCAGCGCGGTAACTGATTTACCAAATCCGAACCGATAATTAATGTAAGTTTTTCTTTTGGCCATAAACTTTTTGCTTTTTCTACTGTTTCCAAAGTGCGAGGACTGCTCAATTCTTGATACAAACCAACATTATATCTTGGAGGATCGATATCTTTAATTAATAATCTCAGCATCGCCGCTCGGTGTTCTAATGGCGTTTGATGAGACTTAAAAGGATTATCTGATGCCCAAACTGCAACCCAATCAAAATGCTGAGATAACCAATCAATTATTGTTTGATGTCCGGTAGTTGGGGGGTCAGCACTTGTGCCAAAAAGAGCAATTCTTGTCATAATTGGTAGTCGGTAATTGATTGTTGATAGCGAGACTGAAACTTTTAACGTTTGGTTTTTTCGGTTAATTCTCGCAGTTCTGAAGAAATTTCTACAAGGATAGACTGGGGTTGATTTAATTGCCGGGTTGCAGTTGGCAAACTAGCAACAGAGGCACGAGTAAAATCGCCAATTTCTGCTAAACTTGCTGGAGGTCTTACCCGTTTCCCTTGGTTGAAAAATAATTGTAGTAATGCTTGCTCTCCCGGAAAACTTTCGTCGATTAATCCTAATTTGTCAGATTGAATTTCGCCATTTTCCCAACGACGGAAAATTTGTTTACGCCCAGGGTAAGTTACTTTATTACTAGATTGTTTCATTGTGGGAATTCCATCAATTTCCACCAGTTTATAAACACCACCGACAGGCTGACCTGAAACTAATTTTGTTCCTAAACCATAACCGTCAATACAAGCACCAGCTGCTTTTAATTTGGCAATTTCCCATTCATCTAAATCGCCGCTAGCAAAAATATTAACGTCAGGTAAAAGCGATCGCACTTTTTGCGATAAATTCACTAAATCTCCCGAATCTAACCGCACACCTGATAAGTGCATTTCCCCAGCTTTAATCTTTTCTAACAACATTTGAGCAGCTGCAACAGTATCATAAGTATCTATTAGCAAAGACGCGCCCGGAAAATATTCATGAAAAGCCACAAAAGCTTCTTCCTCACTTCCAGAAGTTACGGTTAACGCCATCACAAAAGCATGAGCCATTGTACCTTTAGGTTGTTGACCCAACTTCAGTGCCGCTAATACATTTGATGTTCCATCAAACCCTGCTGCTAAGGCCGCTCGCGCTGCCCACAACGCCCCCTGCGGACTAAAAGCCCGTCGCGTGCCAAATTCCAGCAAAGTTGCCTCTAGTCCTGCTACATCTCGAATTCTCGCTGCCCTTGTCGCCACCAAAGTCTGATAATTCAGTGTATTCAGCAGATAAGTTTCCACAATCTGTGCTTGCCATAGCGGTGCTTCCACCCGCAACAGTGGTTCAT is part of the Phormidium ambiguum IAM M-71 genome and harbors:
- a CDS encoding nicotinate-nucleotide adenylyltransferase, whose amino-acid sequence is MTRIALFGTSADPPTTGHQTIIDWLSQHFDWVAVWASDNPFKSHQTPLEHRAAMLRLLIKDIDPPRYNVGLYQELSSPRTLETVEKAKSLWPKEKLTLIIGSDLVNQLPRWYKVEDLLRQVELLVVPRPGSPIEEISLGELRSLGAKIAIASLYGPNVSSTAYRQHKDPTTLTPTIEAYIDREQLYECQDARREKLHIR
- a CDS encoding nicotinate phosphoribosyltransferase, which translates into the protein MTVAPGKTYIAPEITQLAETLEDRELVLYPEDYSLLTDLYQLTMTACYVGKGLEQKRASFELFVRQLPEGFGYLIAMGLEQALDYLEKLHFSPAQIKALQATGIFQHAPDEFWSLLAEFSFTGDVWAVPEGTAVFANEPLLRVEAPLWQAQIVETYLLNTLNYQTLVATRAARIRDVAGLEATLLEFGTRRAFSPQGALWAARAALAAGFDGTSNVLAALKLGQQPKGTMAHAFVMALTVTSGSEEEAFVAFHEYFPGASLLIDTYDTVAAAQMLLEKIKAGEMHLSGVRLDSGDLVNLSQKVRSLLPDVNIFASGDLDEWEIAKLKAAGACIDGYGLGTKLVSGQPVGGVYKLVEIDGIPTMKQSSNKVTYPGRKQIFRRWENGEIQSDKLGLIDESFPGEQALLQLFFNQGKRVRPPASLAEIGDFTRASVASLPTATRQLNQPQSILVEISSELRELTEKTKR